One Paenibacillus riograndensis SBR5 DNA segment encodes these proteins:
- a CDS encoding TetR/AcrR family transcriptional regulator → MNGFEKRAALIKSKIMKTTMELLKTWEIKKLRIADIAKAAGVSQVTIYNYFGSKEALISESFKDFVEESLLEFEEEMRQQKTLKERITYFIFKDKETYSTLDPALVKEIMFDDEAMYQYIQQQYDDRVMPLMVQMVEEGKASGEISQKVSMEAVLVMIQMYIKSSGEMLDSVAKHEDKNQFLDELFHIFFYGLCGREPEE, encoded by the coding sequence ATGAACGGTTTTGAGAAGAGAGCAGCCCTGATCAAGAGCAAAATCATGAAGACAACCATGGAGCTGCTGAAGACTTGGGAGATCAAAAAACTGCGGATCGCCGATATTGCCAAGGCGGCAGGGGTGTCCCAGGTGACGATTTATAATTATTTTGGCAGCAAGGAGGCGCTGATCAGCGAATCCTTCAAGGATTTTGTGGAGGAATCCCTGCTGGAGTTCGAAGAAGAGATGCGGCAGCAGAAAACCTTGAAGGAGCGGATCACTTATTTTATTTTCAAGGATAAGGAAACCTATTCTACCCTGGATCCTGCGCTTGTCAAAGAGATCATGTTCGACGATGAGGCTATGTACCAGTATATCCAGCAGCAGTATGATGACAGGGTCATGCCGCTGATGGTCCAAATGGTGGAGGAGGGCAAGGCCAGCGGAGAAATTTCGCAAAAGGTGTCCATGGAAGCGGTGCTGGTGATGATCCAGATGTATATCAAGAGCTCCGGGGAAATGCTGGACAGTGTGGCGAAGCATGAGGACAAGAATCAATTCCTGGATGAGCTGTTCCATATCTTTTTCTATGGGTTGTGCGGCCGGGAGCCGGAGGAATAA